Proteins encoded in a region of the Desulfovibrio desulfuricans genome:
- a CDS encoding tetratricopeptide repeat protein, with product MYILFMRRSKFSGVFSFSADWTESRSKTHYFVWELPDGAFAVQELNAAFQPVAEVERINAKTFSQSFKAEHNILAMPVITPDLSHFESAPPAPAPQHPDAAAEQPARKASAPKAKTGSAPLQTLSKAKLPDSVEVVPEQPDMGLIPFPSRTATGVTAVRYDEGPTPAAATTAAAAPKRAYDLEAARKAKVVESKLRETFRQTLLRLKRPRERKAALLALEQLAQTKDGIIPAHKHMFRDFGVRLRQNSQPDLALLFSRKAVELAPEDDHAHFNLARILCSLGLYDEAATHIGTALSMSSGEPLYFKLLEHIRELKRTRGAGKPTPQR from the coding sequence ATGTACATTTTGTTCATGCGTCGCTCAAAATTTTCTGGCGTCTTCTCATTCTCTGCCGACTGGACAGAGAGCCGCAGCAAAACGCACTACTTCGTCTGGGAGCTTCCAGACGGAGCCTTTGCGGTGCAGGAACTCAACGCCGCGTTCCAGCCTGTGGCAGAGGTGGAGCGCATAAACGCAAAAACCTTTTCCCAGTCATTCAAGGCAGAGCACAATATTTTGGCGATGCCTGTGATCACGCCGGATCTCAGCCATTTTGAATCCGCCCCGCCCGCACCAGCGCCCCAACACCCGGATGCTGCGGCAGAACAGCCTGCCCGCAAAGCGAGCGCACCCAAGGCCAAAACAGGGAGCGCGCCGCTCCAGACGCTTTCAAAGGCCAAGCTGCCAGATTCCGTGGAAGTGGTCCCCGAGCAGCCCGATATGGGGCTTATTCCCTTTCCTTCCCGCACCGCCACCGGCGTCACCGCTGTTCGCTATGATGAAGGCCCCACGCCTGCTGCCGCTACCACAGCCGCTGCCGCGCCCAAGAGGGCCTACGACCTTGAAGCCGCCCGCAAGGCCAAGGTTGTGGAGTCAAAGCTGCGGGAGACTTTTCGCCAGACATTGCTGCGCCTCAAACGCCCGCGCGAGCGCAAGGCAGCACTGCTTGCCCTTGAGCAACTGGCGCAGACCAAGGACGGCATCATACCCGCCCACAAGCATATGTTCCGTGATTTTGGCGTACGTCTGCGCCAGAATTCCCAGCCCGACCTCGCCCTGCTTTTTTCACGCAAGGCAGTGGAACTGGCCCCCGAGGACGATCACGCCCACTTCAACCTGGCGCGCATTCTCTGTTCGCTTGGCCTGTATGACGAAGCCGCCACCCACATCGGCACGGCTTTGAGCATGTCCAGCGGAGAGCCTCTCTACTTCAAGCTGTTGGAACACATCCGCGAACTCAAACGGACGCGCGGCGCAGGCAAGCCCACGCCCCAGCGCTGA
- a CDS encoding hydrogenase maturation nickel metallochaperone HypA/HybF, with protein MHEMSIAQSLLQMAEDEIARQGCTRLEVVNVTYGSLSGVVPESLQFCFEVMVQGTPHEGARLELTELPLRLRCSACGKVFGGEGQDALWLPCPDCGEQFGHVVEQGRELYLNRLEAS; from the coding sequence ATGCACGAAATGTCCATAGCACAAAGCCTGTTGCAGATGGCTGAGGATGAAATAGCCCGTCAGGGCTGCACTCGTCTGGAAGTTGTGAACGTCACGTACGGCTCGCTTTCAGGTGTTGTGCCCGAGTCGCTGCAATTCTGTTTTGAAGTCATGGTGCAGGGTACCCCGCACGAAGGCGCGCGCCTGGAGCTTACCGAGCTTCCGCTACGGCTGCGCTGCTCCGCCTGCGGTAAAGTTTTTGGCGGGGAGGGGCAGGATGCACTCTGGCTGCCGTGCCCCGATTGCGGCGAGCAGTTCGGGCATGTGGTTGAGCAGGGCAGGGAGCTGTATCTCAACCGTCTGGAAGCCAGCTAA
- the ndk gene encoding nucleoside-diphosphate kinase codes for MQSTFAIIKPDAVSRNLTGEILAAMEASGLKIVALKRLRLSKAQAAGFYAVHSERPFFDSLTDYMSSGPVVCVVLRGEDAVPRWRALMGATNPAQAEPGTLRHKYGQSLEANAVHGSDAAETAAFEIGYFFSGLEITE; via the coding sequence ATGCAATCCACTTTCGCCATTATCAAGCCTGACGCAGTTTCGCGCAATCTGACCGGGGAAATTCTGGCTGCCATGGAAGCTTCCGGCCTCAAAATAGTGGCTCTCAAGCGCTTGCGCCTTTCCAAGGCTCAGGCTGCGGGCTTTTATGCCGTCCACAGCGAGCGCCCCTTTTTTGACAGCCTGACCGACTACATGTCTTCCGGCCCGGTGGTTTGCGTTGTATTGCGCGGCGAAGACGCGGTGCCCCGCTGGCGCGCCCTCATGGGGGCCACCAATCCGGCTCAGGCAGAGCCCGGCACCTTGCGTCACAAGTATGGCCAAAGCCTGGAAGCCAATGCTGTTCACGGCTCGGACGCCGCTGAAACCGCGGCTTTTGAAATAGGCTACTTCTTCAGCGGTCTGGAAATAACGGAGTAA
- the proC gene encoding pyrroline-5-carboxylate reductase: MALKIGCVGCGNMGGAIMAGLARKGGYELCGFNRTASRMRPLEELGVRVMESPQAVAQAADVLVLGVKPYQAAEVLAQMRPELTAGKTLVSVAAGVSLQRLTAAVEGRCPVVRCMPNTPALVGMGVFALCFDDPDLSDTSKADIQALFGALGVCVELPESKFTAFTALIGAGPAYVFAMMQGLVQAGVTLGFQHKESREMVTALFGGCAKMAEQSTSPIMQLRDDVCSPGGVTIAGVNVLDRAGLAGLLVESVLAANARGKEMES; the protein is encoded by the coding sequence ATGGCGCTCAAAATCGGCTGTGTCGGATGCGGCAACATGGGTGGGGCCATCATGGCCGGGCTTGCCCGCAAGGGCGGCTACGAACTGTGCGGTTTCAACAGAACCGCTTCACGCATGCGCCCGCTTGAAGAGCTTGGCGTGCGCGTGATGGAAAGTCCCCAGGCCGTGGCGCAGGCCGCCGACGTGCTGGTGCTGGGCGTTAAACCCTATCAGGCGGCAGAGGTGCTTGCGCAGATGCGCCCAGAGCTGACAGCCGGGAAAACCCTGGTTTCCGTAGCTGCTGGCGTGAGCCTTCAGCGCCTCACTGCGGCAGTTGAAGGGCGTTGTCCTGTGGTGCGCTGCATGCCCAACACCCCGGCCCTTGTGGGCATGGGCGTGTTCGCCCTCTGCTTTGACGATCCTGACCTGTCCGATACCAGCAAGGCCGACATTCAGGCTTTGTTCGGCGCGTTGGGCGTGTGCGTGGAACTGCCGGAAAGCAAGTTCACGGCGTTCACAGCTCTTATCGGGGCAGGGCCTGCCTACGTGTTTGCCATGATGCAGGGGCTGGTTCAGGCTGGCGTTACCCTCGGTTTTCAGCATAAAGAATCGCGCGAGATGGTTACTGCCCTTTTTGGCGGATGCGCCAAAATGGCCGAGCAGAGCACCTCGCCGATCATGCAGTTGCGTGACGATGTCTGCTCGCCCGGCGGGGTGACTATAGCGGGCGTGAACGTGCTTGACCGCGCAGGCCTTGCAGGCTTGCTGGTGGAATCCGTGCTGGCCGCCAACGCGCGCGGCAAGGAAATGGAAAGCTGA
- a CDS encoding divergent polysaccharide deacetylase family protein gives MRDTKLSDSLLAGPLRFAGGLSASAQLAVGGLLWLLCSLAISCWVYWQLEAPTRKPTAASGAALPFAVAHKPSGAHDGGLGFDRALALESVDALLARTLPLALPQAQWQQLPLQENLPVETSQLPSGATIPHIPAASAEQAAYAATYASTADLRQVIVSGPCAPLRLGLALLQGLRDQNPALERAGVRTEVRWTPQGTLEVLLNHLVYYVVSFPGREGQLSDLAQPLPPEALAIVIDDMGQRLESAEALASLPFPVTLAIWPRSPHAQETAGIALTSRLDCLLHQPMEALPRALHGRPDPGPGALLTSMSAQEVQTVLEENLRILPSVIGLNNHMGSAFTGDISLCRTLCSMLGGRGLAVLDSVTRPDPQLALAAREAGLVGLARDVFLDTRRDTAAILSALDAAAARVRAQGMAVAIGHPYPETLRALRDWQDKDGVAVVPLRRVLWKLAQDGAAVAARSYPANNNMEKE, from the coding sequence TTGCGCGACACAAAGTTATCAGACAGCCTTCTGGCCGGGCCCTTGCGGTTCGCCGGGGGGCTGTCTGCGTCTGCGCAGCTTGCCGTGGGCGGCTTGCTGTGGCTTTTATGTAGCCTTGCCATATCCTGCTGGGTTTATTGGCAACTGGAAGCCCCGACCCGGAAGCCGACGGCTGCCTCGGGCGCGGCTTTGCCCTTTGCGGTTGCCCACAAACCATCAGGCGCACATGACGGCGGGTTGGGCTTTGACAGGGCGCTGGCTCTGGAAAGTGTGGACGCGTTGCTTGCGCGTACACTCCCGCTGGCCTTACCTCAGGCGCAGTGGCAGCAGCTTCCCTTGCAAGAAAATTTGCCTGTCGAAACTTCGCAATTGCCCTCCGGGGCAACCATTCCTCACATTCCCGCTGCTTCCGCAGAGCAGGCGGCATATGCCGCTACATACGCCAGCACGGCAGATCTGCGGCAGGTCATCGTCAGCGGCCCCTGCGCGCCCCTGCGCCTTGGGCTGGCTCTGCTTCAGGGGCTGCGCGATCAAAATCCGGCTCTGGAAAGGGCAGGAGTGCGCACCGAGGTGCGCTGGACGCCGCAAGGAACGCTTGAAGTCCTACTCAATCATCTGGTATACTATGTTGTTAGCTTTCCTGGTCGGGAGGGGCAGCTTTCAGATTTGGCCCAACCTCTGCCGCCAGAGGCCCTGGCTATTGTCATTGATGACATGGGCCAGAGGCTCGAATCCGCAGAAGCTCTTGCCTCGTTGCCGTTTCCAGTGACTCTGGCCATCTGGCCGAGGTCGCCGCATGCGCAGGAAACAGCCGGGATAGCGTTAACCAGTCGGCTTGATTGCCTGTTGCACCAGCCCATGGAGGCCCTGCCTCGGGCCTTGCATGGCAGGCCGGACCCTGGCCCCGGAGCGCTGCTCACCAGTATGAGCGCGCAGGAGGTGCAGACCGTACTTGAGGAAAATCTGCGGATTTTGCCCTCGGTCATTGGCCTCAACAACCACATGGGGTCAGCTTTTACTGGTGATATTTCGCTGTGCAGAACACTGTGCAGCATGCTTGGCGGGCGAGGGCTCGCCGTGCTCGACAGTGTGACGCGCCCAGACCCCCAGCTGGCACTTGCAGCCAGAGAGGCGGGGCTGGTCGGCCTTGCACGCGATGTTTTTCTGGATACGCGCCGCGACACTGCGGCCATTCTGTCTGCGCTGGACGCGGCGGCAGCCCGCGTCCGCGCTCAAGGCATGGCTGTGGCCATTGGCCATCCTTATCCTGAAACCCTGCGCGCTCTGCGCGACTGGCAGGACAAGGACGGCGTGGCGGTGGTGCCCTTGCGGCGCGTACTCTGGAAACTGGCCCAGGACGGAGCCGCCGTTGCGGCGCGTTCTTATCCTGCTAACAACAACATGGAAAAGGAGTAA
- a CDS encoding AMIN domain-containing protein yields the protein MNKVILGLLVAVCVLGMALIMLNERMRKPEPANPAGIIAPVTSPDAAPPADAGNQSATSPSLHLPPQTQSGIPDLNASGEAPARAPIPSLKPEEKSAPTSNVAAAEPQPAVAKPVVQPKPATPVTEKTAPAAEPAKEKAAKAAPQHKNITKFVVLARDKGATVRLVGAAPIVYKNMQLSGPERLVIDLDGKWQVKAPGVPKNPAVTNVRIGKGDDKTRIVIDLTGKIQPKFTLSKDGHTLDIRLDH from the coding sequence ATGAACAAAGTAATTCTCGGTCTTCTAGTGGCAGTGTGCGTTCTGGGCATGGCGCTTATCATGCTCAATGAACGTATGCGCAAGCCTGAACCAGCAAACCCCGCAGGCATTATCGCGCCTGTCACCTCCCCGGATGCGGCCCCGCCCGCCGATGCTGGCAACCAGTCCGCCACATCTCCTTCCCTGCATCTGCCCCCGCAGACCCAGAGTGGCATTCCTGATCTCAACGCCAGCGGCGAAGCCCCGGCCCGTGCGCCCATCCCCAGCCTTAAGCCGGAGGAAAAGAGCGCCCCGACAAGCAATGTAGCCGCGGCCGAACCTCAGCCAGCCGTTGCCAAGCCCGTAGTGCAGCCCAAACCTGCGACCCCGGTCACAGAAAAAACAGCGCCAGCGGCAGAACCCGCCAAGGAGAAAGCCGCCAAGGCCGCGCCGCAGCACAAGAACATCACCAAGTTTGTGGTTCTTGCACGCGATAAGGGCGCAACAGTGCGCCTCGTGGGTGCTGCGCCCATTGTCTACAAAAACATGCAACTCAGCGGCCCTGAACGTCTGGTTATTGATCTGGACGGCAAGTGGCAGGTCAAGGCGCCCGGCGTGCCCAAGAACCCTGCGGTGACCAACGTGCGCATTGGCAAGGGCGACGACAAAACGCGCATTGTCATTGACCTGACGGGCAAGATTCAGCCCAAGTTCACGCTTTCAAAGGATGGGCACACCCTGGACATCCGCCTGGATCACTAG